GTCGCGCGGGGAGGTGACGACTCCTTCCTCCAAACAACGGCTCGCTTCGTTCACCATTCCCAGTACCATCCGGTCCACCAGCTGGTCATACTCACCCGTCGTCATCGTAAAGCCGCGGCCGTTGGAAGCCTCCTCCAACGCGGCGCGGACGGCCTTTTCGTCCAGAACTTTTCCTTTCGGGCCGTGGATGTAGAAGCCTTTTCCTCCCTTTTTCCCCGTCCGGCCGTCGTGCCGGACCGTGGTGAGGAGCGACGAACTCTTGGGAAAATGCGGCAGCGACTGAGCCAGGTGGTGACCGACCTTTTCGGCGATGTCGAGGCCGACTTCGTCCATCAATTCGAACGGGCCCATCGGCATGCCGAATTGCACCATCATCTTGTCGATCTCCAATACGGGGATTCCTTCCTCGGCGGCGCGGCAAGCTTCGTTGAGATAAAGGCCGAGCAAGCGGTTGACGAGAAATCCGGGCCGGTCGGCGACGACGATCGGTGTTTTTCCCATGGAGAGAGCGAAATCAAGCGTGGTGCTCAGGGCCGGCGCACCGGTTTCTCTCCCCTTGACGATTTCGACGAGCTGCATCCGATGAACCGGATTGAAGAAATGCAGGCCGATCACACGCGCGGGATGCGGAACCGAGGCGGCGATCTCCGAAATGGACAGCGCCGAAGTGTTGCTGGCCAGGACGGTGTCGTTGCGGACATGTTTGGCGAGTTCGGCAAAAACCTGCTTTTTGATATCCAAATTTTCCACGACCGCCTCGATTACCAAGTCTGCGCGATGGAATCCTGTCCAGTCCGTTGTGGGGGCGATCCGGATGTAGCGGTTCTCCGCTTCGCGCCGGTCGATTCTCTTTTTCGCCACCTCTTTCTCGTTCAATTCGCGGACGGTATCGAGGGCCTTGGCGATCGCCGACGGAGCGATGTCTCGGAGGCGGATCATTTTGCCCTTGGCCGCGATGATGTGGGCGATCCCGCCGCCCATGACGCCGGCGCCGATGATACCGACCTTTCGCACAGGTTTCGGAGCTATTTCCAGTTTGCTCCTCCGAATTTCCTCCGTGGCGAGAAAAATATGAATCAGCGATTTTGACACGGGGGAAGCGGCGAGCTCTCCCACGCGACGAGCTTCCACTTCGTACCCGTCGGCCTTTTTGGCGCGAAACGTCTCTTCCAGAACGTCGATCGCCGCGAGCGGGGCCGGATAAAAACCGGATGTGGCCGCCAATGTTTTCTCCCGGACTTTTTTCAAAACGTAATGGCGGGCGGGCGGGAGCCATTCGACGAGGCGGTGCCAAAGCGGTGTTTTTTTGGAGGAGCGCCGCCGGGCTCCGCGTTTCAGCCAATCCCGAGCGATGTTGTCGAGAATCTCCGAAGGAACGACGTCGTCGACGAGACCGATGCGAAGGGCTCGTCGGGAATCGACGATTCTTCCGGAAACGATCATGTCGACGGAAGGAAGAAAACCGATCGTCTTGGGAAGCCGCTGGGTACCGCCGAAACCGGGAATGATTCCGAATCGGACTTCGGGAAGACCGAGCCGGACGTTCGAACCGTTTCCGCAGATTCGATAGGTGCAGGCGAGGGCGAACTCCATTCCTCCGCCGAGGCAGGGTCCGTCGATTGCGGCCACGGAAGGATAGGGAAGCGTCTCGACAAGATTCATCAGAGCGTGACCCTGGCGCGATTTCTGGATCGCGTAGTTAGCGTCTTGCACGGCGAAGATTTCGTTCACATCCGCTCCGGCGATAAATGTTTTCGGTTTTGCGCTGCGGATCAGGAGGCCGGTCACTTCTTTCATGGCGTGAAGTCGCTGGAACGTCCGGGTTAGTTCGTCCACCATTTCGGAGGAAAGAATATTGGCCGACCGTCCTTGCGTATCGAGCGATAGCTCGGCGATTCCGTCCTTTCGAAACTCCAGCTGGTGATTCGCGCCGGCCATCAACGGCGCTCCAATACCATCGCGGCGCCTTGACCTCCGCCGACGCAGAGGGTGGCGAGTCCCAATTGAAGGTTGCGACGTTTCATCTCTTTGGCCAGGGTCAGCGTGATCCGCGTACCGGAGGTTCCAACCGGGTGGCCGAGGGCGATCGCGCCGCCGTTGACGTTGAGACGGCCGACATCGATCGGTGCAAGCTCCGGCTGGTCGGCACCCACCGCCTCGCCGAGTTTTGGTCTTTCAAAGACGCGGAGATTGGCCAACACCTGGGCGGCGAAGGCTTCGTTCATTTCAACCAATTCAATTTCGCGCATGCTCAGTCCGGCTCGCCGCAGGGCGATCGGTGCGGCAACGGCCGGGCCGAGTCCCATCCGTCGGGGATCGAGGCCGGCGAATCCGTAACTTCGGATCCAGGCGAGCGGCTGGATGCCGGTGACCTG
This portion of the Bdellovibrionota bacterium genome encodes:
- a CDS encoding 3-hydroxyacyl-CoA dehydrogenase NAD-binding domain-containing protein; this encodes MAGANHQLEFRKDGIAELSLDTQGRSANILSSEMVDELTRTFQRLHAMKEVTGLLIRSAKPKTFIAGADVNEIFAVQDANYAIQKSRQGHALMNLVETLPYPSVAAIDGPCLGGGMEFALACTYRICGNGSNVRLGLPEVRFGIIPGFGGTQRLPKTIGFLPSVDMIVSGRIVDSRRALRIGLVDDVVPSEILDNIARDWLKRGARRRSSKKTPLWHRLVEWLPPARHYVLKKVREKTLAATSGFYPAPLAAIDVLEETFRAKKADGYEVEARRVGELAASPVSKSLIHIFLATEEIRRSKLEIAPKPVRKVGIIGAGVMGGGIAHIIAAKGKMIRLRDIAPSAIAKALDTVRELNEKEVAKKRIDRREAENRYIRIAPTTDWTGFHRADLVIEAVVENLDIKKQVFAELAKHVRNDTVLASNTSALSISEIAASVPHPARVIGLHFFNPVHRMQLVEIVKGRETGAPALSTTLDFALSMGKTPIVVADRPGFLVNRLLGLYLNEACRAAEEGIPVLEIDKMMVQFGMPMGPFELMDEVGLDIAEKVGHHLAQSLPHFPKSSSLLTTVRHDGRTGKKGGKGFYIHGPKGKVLDEKAVRAALEEASNGRGFTMTTGEYDQLVDRMVLGMVNEASRCLEEGVVTSPRDVDVGMVLGTGFAPFRGGLLAYADVRGARKIADQLRQLAEKYGAHFRPTRLLEELAEQDASFAQWTEIRSEETHPPQLAMPGV